Proteins from one Streptomyces sp. 840.1 genomic window:
- a CDS encoding MCE family protein produces MSNRTTHHTRRRLSGVAFLLVPALLIWVSVAVYNKDFTDDATVTVRTGSVGNEMHDNADVKLRGVVIGQVRDISADGEGARLTLAIKPDELDRIPADVTAQMLPTTLFGERFVALVPPAVPSASTLRAGAVIPQDRSSNAIELEQVLDNVLPLLTAVQPQKLSATLNAVSQALRGRGEKLGDTLVRLDAHLQKFNPQLPTLNADIKELVKVSRVYGDAAPDVLDALTDFTTTSGTLADQQAELADLYGSTTASAHDLTTFLQENKDNLIRLSATGRPTLELLAEYSDEFPCTLRTMAGFVPAMDKALGKGTGEPGLHVTLKSVKSKGKYVAGKDTPVYDATGGPHCYSVPYVGTTEPTAAGRAAATPAPGDRMAADPQTGTGPKATDTALGMPNSPQESRLVNELVAPSLKVQPQSLPDWSSVLIGPAFRGAEVKLK; encoded by the coding sequence ATGAGCAACCGGACCACGCACCACACCCGTCGCAGACTCTCCGGAGTGGCCTTCCTGCTCGTGCCCGCCCTGCTCATCTGGGTGTCGGTCGCCGTGTACAACAAGGACTTCACCGACGACGCCACCGTGACGGTACGGACCGGGAGCGTCGGGAACGAGATGCACGACAACGCCGACGTGAAGCTCCGCGGGGTCGTCATCGGCCAGGTCCGCGACATCTCCGCCGACGGCGAGGGCGCCCGCCTCACCCTGGCCATCAAGCCCGACGAGCTCGACCGCATTCCGGCCGACGTCACGGCTCAGATGCTGCCCACCACCCTGTTCGGGGAACGGTTCGTCGCGCTCGTACCGCCCGCCGTGCCCTCCGCGAGCACCCTGCGCGCCGGAGCCGTCATCCCGCAGGACCGCTCCAGCAACGCCATCGAGCTGGAGCAGGTCCTCGACAACGTCCTGCCCCTGCTGACCGCCGTACAGCCGCAGAAGCTCTCCGCAACGCTCAACGCGGTCTCCCAGGCACTGCGGGGACGCGGTGAGAAACTCGGCGACACCCTCGTCAGGCTCGACGCGCACCTCCAGAAGTTCAACCCCCAACTGCCCACGCTGAACGCGGACATCAAGGAACTCGTCAAGGTGAGCAGGGTGTACGGGGACGCCGCACCCGACGTCCTGGACGCACTCACCGACTTCACCACCACCAGCGGAACCCTCGCCGACCAGCAGGCGGAGCTCGCCGACCTCTACGGTTCGACGACCGCCTCCGCGCACGACCTCACGACCTTCCTCCAGGAGAACAAGGACAACCTGATCCGGCTCTCCGCGACCGGCAGGCCGACGCTGGAACTCCTCGCCGAGTACTCCGACGAATTCCCCTGCACCCTGCGGACCATGGCGGGATTCGTCCCCGCGATGGACAAGGCGCTCGGCAAGGGCACCGGAGAGCCCGGCCTCCACGTCACCCTCAAGTCCGTGAAGTCCAAGGGCAAGTACGTGGCCGGCAAGGACACCCCCGTCTACGACGCGACCGGCGGACCGCACTGCTACTCCGTGCCGTACGTCGGTACGACGGAGCCGACGGCGGCCGGCCGGGCCGCGGCAACCCCGGCCCCCGGCGACAGGATGGCCGCCGACCCGCAGACCGGGACAGGGCCGAAGGCGACGGACACCGCCCTCGGCATGCCCAACTCCCCGCAGGAGAGCCGGCTCGTCAACGAGCTGGTCGCTCCCTCACTGAAAGTCCAGCCGCAGAGCCTGCCCGACTGGAGCAGCGTGCTCATCGGCCCGGCCTTCCGCGGTGCGGAGGTGAAGCTCAAGTGA
- a CDS encoding MCE family protein — protein MITLAIRLKNIAFLIIAVLVLGYLGVRYADLGHYVGMRSYYTVKVQLPQTGGLFTHSNVTYRGVSVGRVGPIELTDDGVEAELRIEKDAPPIPDALKAVVANLSSVGEQYVDLRPTRSEGPYLANGSVIDQADTTIPAPVTDVLTSVNDLAGSVDLESLRTVVDEFGTAFDGRGDDLQVLLDTSSDFVQAADDALPVNTRLMIDGETVLRTQAEQGDALKGFASGAKDLAAELKGSDTDLRKLIAVTPDATGQISGLLRDLDPSFGVVVANLLTTSDVAVTRQRGLEELLVKLPEVAAVGSSAVDENGARFGMSVTFFEPLPCTSGYGGTTYRNGLDVTPGPAVNTKARCASSPGTGINVRGSANAPKGGALPPPAKPGSMLLGGDKSTDRLPGTLGVTPDTAPAADGMAGLLGLGRGDGS, from the coding sequence ATGATCACCCTGGCCATCCGGCTCAAGAACATCGCCTTCCTGATCATCGCGGTGCTCGTCCTCGGCTACCTCGGGGTGCGCTACGCCGACCTCGGCCACTACGTAGGCATGCGCAGCTACTACACCGTCAAGGTCCAGCTCCCGCAGACCGGCGGCCTGTTCACCCACTCCAACGTCACCTACCGGGGCGTCTCCGTGGGCCGGGTCGGCCCGATCGAGCTCACCGACGACGGGGTGGAGGCCGAACTCCGCATCGAGAAGGACGCCCCACCCATCCCGGACGCCCTGAAGGCCGTCGTCGCCAACCTCTCGTCGGTGGGCGAACAGTACGTCGACCTGCGGCCGACCCGCTCCGAGGGCCCGTACCTGGCGAACGGCTCCGTGATCGACCAGGCCGACACCACCATCCCTGCGCCCGTCACCGACGTGCTGACCAGCGTCAACGACCTCGCGGGCTCCGTCGACCTGGAGTCCCTGCGTACGGTCGTCGACGAATTCGGCACCGCCTTCGACGGGCGCGGCGACGACCTCCAGGTACTGCTGGACACCAGCAGCGACTTCGTCCAGGCCGCCGACGACGCACTGCCCGTCAACACCCGGCTGATGATCGACGGCGAGACCGTGCTGCGCACCCAGGCCGAACAGGGCGACGCGCTGAAGGGCTTCGCGTCCGGTGCCAAGGATCTGGCCGCCGAACTCAAGGGATCCGACACCGATCTGCGCAAGCTGATCGCCGTCACCCCCGACGCCACCGGCCAGATCAGCGGACTCCTGCGGGACCTCGACCCGAGCTTCGGAGTCGTCGTCGCCAACCTCCTCACCACCTCGGACGTCGCCGTCACCCGGCAGCGCGGGCTGGAGGAACTGCTGGTCAAGCTGCCGGAGGTCGCGGCCGTCGGCTCCAGTGCCGTGGACGAGAACGGCGCCAGGTTCGGCATGTCCGTCACCTTCTTCGAGCCGCTGCCCTGCACCTCGGGCTACGGCGGTACGACCTACCGCAACGGGCTCGACGTCACGCCGGGGCCCGCGGTCAACACCAAGGCCCGCTGCGCCTCGTCGCCCGGCACGGGGATCAACGTCCGGGGCAGCGCGAACGCTCCGAAGGGCGGGGCCCTGCCCCCGCCCGCCAAGCCCGGCTCGATGCTCCTGGGCGGCGACAAGTCGACGGACCGGCTGCCCGGGACGCTCGGGGTCACCCCCGACACCGCCCCGGCCGCCGACGGGATGGCCGGACTACTGGGTCTCGGCCGGGGAGACGGTTCATGA
- a CDS encoding ABC transporter permease has translation MTAPMPVRPPEPPGPPPYRAPEKGRAPEQRRPTRLFAPLRETGRLFALAGTVCRETFRRPFQVREFIEQFWFVASVTILPAALVSIPFGAVIALQVGSLTQQLGAQSFTGGASVLAVIQQASPIIVALLVSGAAGSAICADLGSRKIREELDAMEVMGVSPVQRLVVPRVLATMLVAVLLNGLVSVVGTLGGYFFNVILQHGTPGAYLSSFSALAQLPDLYISEIKALIFGFIAGIVAAYRGLNPRGGPKGVGDAVNQSVVITFMLLFFVNMILTAIYLQIVPAKGS, from the coding sequence GTGACCGCCCCCATGCCGGTGCGGCCCCCGGAGCCCCCCGGGCCGCCCCCGTACCGGGCGCCGGAGAAGGGCAGGGCGCCCGAACAGCGCCGCCCGACCCGGCTGTTCGCCCCGCTGCGGGAGACGGGCAGGCTCTTCGCCCTCGCCGGGACCGTGTGCCGCGAGACCTTCCGCCGGCCCTTCCAGGTGCGGGAGTTCATCGAGCAGTTCTGGTTCGTCGCCAGCGTCACCATCCTGCCCGCCGCCCTCGTCTCCATCCCGTTCGGCGCGGTCATCGCCCTCCAGGTCGGCTCCCTCACCCAGCAGCTCGGCGCCCAGTCGTTCACCGGCGGCGCCAGCGTGCTCGCCGTCATCCAGCAGGCCAGCCCGATCATCGTGGCGCTGCTGGTCTCCGGGGCCGCCGGATCCGCGATCTGCGCCGACCTCGGATCGCGCAAGATCCGCGAGGAGCTCGACGCGATGGAGGTCATGGGCGTGTCGCCCGTGCAGCGCCTCGTCGTCCCCCGGGTGCTGGCCACCATGCTGGTCGCGGTCCTGCTCAACGGACTCGTCTCCGTCGTCGGCACGCTCGGCGGCTACTTCTTCAACGTGATCCTCCAGCACGGCACCCCCGGTGCCTACCTGTCCAGCTTCTCCGCCCTGGCCCAGCTGCCCGACCTGTACATCAGCGAGATCAAGGCGCTGATCTTCGGCTTCATCGCGGGCATCGTCGCCGCCTACCGCGGCCTCAACCCGCGCGGCGGGCCCAAGGGAGTCGGGGACGCGGTCAACCAGTCCGTCGTCATCACCTTCATGCTGCTGTTCTTCGTGAACATGATCCTCACGGCGATCTACCTCCAGATCGTCCCCGCGAAGGGGAGCTGA
- a CDS encoding MCE family protein, with protein sequence MSRFPSRPGARATGVAAVLAVGVGLALIATTVDLPTFTGIDQVPLPGGADLGDHPYEITAEFGDVLSLAPQSSVKVNDVAVGRVTKISLAEGGWNAKVTMKVNGGIRLPENAYAHLEQSSLLGEKYIQLSPPASGTAKGALADGDRIPLTRTNRNPEVEEVFGALSMLLNGGGINQLKTITTELNKALAGQEPQIRSMLKRVDTLVTNLDDHRADITDALDGVNRLSATLATRKQDVGTVLTKLSPGMKVLEKQRGSLMTMLRSLDTLSTVAVDTVNKSKADVIADLKALAPTLQALADSGQDLPDSLQVLLTYPFTDEVLNGVKGDYLNVYLDVTALPGTQIIPPITPAGGTAPPAAGGADALKSGTALPLPLPSVTGPATKGSNR encoded by the coding sequence ATGAGCCGCTTCCCGAGCCGGCCCGGCGCCCGCGCGACCGGCGTCGCCGCCGTGCTGGCGGTGGGCGTCGGCCTGGCCCTGATCGCCACCACGGTCGACCTGCCGACGTTCACCGGCATCGACCAGGTGCCGCTGCCCGGCGGCGCGGACCTCGGCGACCACCCGTACGAGATCACCGCCGAGTTCGGGGACGTGCTCAGCCTCGCCCCGCAGTCCTCGGTGAAGGTCAACGACGTGGCCGTCGGCCGGGTCACCAAGATCTCGCTGGCCGAGGGCGGCTGGAACGCCAAGGTGACCATGAAGGTCAACGGGGGAATCAGACTCCCCGAGAACGCGTACGCGCACCTGGAACAGTCCAGCCTGCTCGGCGAGAAGTACATCCAGCTCTCACCCCCGGCATCCGGCACAGCCAAGGGCGCCCTCGCGGACGGCGACCGCATCCCGCTCACCCGGACCAACCGCAACCCCGAGGTCGAGGAGGTGTTCGGCGCGCTGTCGATGCTCCTCAACGGCGGTGGCATCAACCAGCTCAAGACCATCACCACCGAACTCAACAAGGCACTGGCCGGACAGGAACCCCAGATCCGCTCCATGCTCAAGCGGGTCGACACCCTCGTCACCAACCTGGACGACCACCGGGCGGACATCACCGACGCCCTCGACGGAGTCAACCGGCTGTCAGCCACCCTCGCCACCCGCAAACAGGACGTCGGCACCGTCCTGACCAAGCTCAGCCCCGGCATGAAGGTCCTGGAGAAGCAGCGCGGCTCGCTCATGACCATGCTGCGCTCGCTCGACACGCTCTCCACCGTCGCCGTCGACACGGTGAACAAGAGCAAGGCCGACGTCATAGCCGATCTCAAGGCCCTCGCCCCCACCCTCCAGGCCCTCGCGGACTCCGGCCAGGACCTGCCCGACTCCCTCCAGGTGCTGCTCACCTACCCGTTCACCGACGAGGTGCTGAACGGAGTGAAGGGCGACTACCTCAACGTCTACCTGGATGTCACGGCCCTGCCCGGCACCCAGATCATTCCGCCGATCACCCCGGCCGGTGGCACCGCGCCCCCCGCCGCGGGGGGCGCCGACGCCCTGAAGTCCGGCACCGCACTGCCGCTGCCGCTTCCCTCGGTCACGGGCCCGGCCACGAAGGGGAGCAACCGATGA
- a CDS encoding MCE family protein: MKRRSLAGPLAKSIVFILVTVLATTVLGLSIANTGVGDTTSYKARFTDATGLIVGDSVRIAGVKVGQVESIDVADKRLAEVGFAVRKGRSLPASVTASIKYLNMVGQRYIDLDQGAGPVGRHFQAGATIPLARTTPALDLTQLFNGFQPLFEGLSPPDVNQLAGSIVQVLQGEGGTVDSILQHVGSLTSTVAAKDKVIGEVIKNLNTVLKTVNDREAGFNDLVDTLQQLVTGFAGDRKPLGQAVTAMGALTTVTADLLQDGRKPLKDDIKQLGRLSDQLGKGTPQIENFLKKTPAKMEAISRLASYGSWLNLYLCEAKVSGVTTEDGSTPPTGIAITQPRCLA; encoded by the coding sequence GTGAAGCGCCGCTCCCTCGCGGGACCGCTCGCGAAATCGATCGTCTTCATCCTGGTGACCGTCCTGGCCACCACCGTCCTCGGCCTCTCGATCGCCAACACCGGGGTCGGTGACACCACCTCGTACAAGGCGCGGTTCACCGACGCCACCGGGCTGATCGTCGGTGACAGCGTCCGGATCGCCGGGGTCAAGGTCGGGCAGGTCGAATCGATCGACGTCGCGGACAAGCGGCTCGCCGAGGTCGGCTTCGCCGTCCGCAAGGGGCGCAGCCTCCCCGCCTCGGTGACCGCCTCGATCAAATACCTCAACATGGTCGGCCAGCGCTACATCGACCTCGACCAGGGCGCCGGTCCCGTCGGCCGGCACTTCCAGGCCGGAGCGACCATCCCGCTCGCGCGCACCACACCGGCGCTCGACCTCACCCAGCTCTTCAACGGCTTCCAGCCGCTCTTCGAAGGACTCTCCCCGCCCGACGTCAACCAGCTCGCCGGCTCCATCGTCCAGGTGCTCCAGGGCGAGGGCGGCACCGTCGACAGCATCCTCCAGCACGTCGGCTCACTGACCTCCACGGTCGCGGCCAAGGACAAGGTGATCGGTGAGGTGATCAAGAACCTCAACACGGTCCTGAAGACCGTGAACGACCGGGAGGCCGGCTTCAACGACCTCGTCGACACGCTCCAGCAGCTCGTCACGGGCTTCGCCGGCGACCGCAAACCACTCGGGCAGGCCGTCACCGCGATGGGCGCGCTGACCACGGTCACCGCCGACCTGCTCCAGGACGGCCGCAAGCCCCTCAAGGACGACATCAAGCAACTCGGACGCCTGTCGGACCAGTTGGGCAAGGGCACCCCGCAGATCGAGAACTTCCTCAAGAAGACCCCCGCCAAGATGGAGGCGATCAGCCGGCTCGCCTCGTACGGCTCCTGGCTCAACCTCTACCTCTGCGAAGCCAAGGTCAGCGGTGTGACCACCGAGGACGGCAGCACGCCGCCCACCGGCATCGCGATCACCCAGCCGAGGTGCCTGGCATGA
- a CDS encoding ABC transporter permease, with product MSMLSWLDRSGDQLAFYVRALLWIPRTLRRYLKEVQRLLAEVAFGSGGLGVVGGTIGVMIAMTLATGTVVGLQGYAALNQIGTAAFTGFISAYFNTREIAPLVAGLALSATVGAGFTAQLGAMRINEEIDGLEAMGVRSMPYLVTTRIIAGVVAIIPLYAIGLLSSYLSSRFVTVLFNGQSAGTYDHYFNLFLSPEDVLLSVLKVLIFSVMVILAHCYYGFHATGGPAGVGVAVGRSVRNAIVLISVTDFFLSLAIWGATTTVKVAG from the coding sequence ATGTCGATGCTCAGCTGGCTCGACCGATCCGGTGACCAACTCGCCTTCTACGTCAGGGCACTGCTCTGGATCCCCCGGACCCTGCGGCGCTACCTCAAGGAGGTGCAGCGCCTGCTGGCCGAAGTCGCCTTCGGCAGCGGCGGACTCGGGGTCGTCGGCGGCACCATCGGCGTGATGATCGCGATGACACTGGCCACCGGCACGGTCGTCGGCCTCCAGGGGTACGCGGCGCTCAACCAGATCGGCACCGCCGCGTTCACCGGCTTCATCTCCGCCTACTTCAACACCCGGGAGATCGCCCCGCTCGTCGCCGGGCTCGCGCTCTCCGCGACCGTGGGAGCGGGCTTCACCGCCCAGCTCGGCGCCATGCGGATCAACGAGGAGATCGACGGCCTGGAGGCCATGGGCGTGCGCTCCATGCCCTACCTCGTCACCACCCGCATCATCGCCGGGGTCGTCGCCATCATCCCCCTGTACGCGATCGGGCTGCTCTCCTCCTACCTCTCCTCCCGCTTCGTCACCGTCCTGTTCAACGGACAGTCGGCCGGCACCTACGACCACTACTTCAATCTGTTCCTGTCCCCCGAGGACGTACTGCTGTCGGTGCTCAAAGTGCTGATCTTCAGCGTGATGGTGATCCTCGCGCACTGCTACTACGGCTTCCACGCCACCGGTGGACCCGCCGGGGTGGGAGTGGCGGTCGGCCGGTCCGTGCGCAACGCGATCGTGCTGATCAGCGTCACCGACTTCTTCCTCTCGCTCGCCATCTGGGGCGCCACGACGACCGTGAAGGTGGCCGGCTGA
- a CDS encoding MCE family protein, translated as MRIKPLRERNPVAIGIAGLLVLALIGYGAYRADSLPFIGGGTTYTADFTESAGLGSGDEVRIAGVKVGEVTGVSLDGAKVKVSFRVKDAWIGNSSTVGIAIKTLLGDKYLAVDPLGTGPQDPDRRIGASRTTSPYDVTQAFNGLGETIGEIDTKQLAKSFETISATFKDSPPDVKSAADGLSALSRTVSQRDAQLATLLKGSKQLTKTLAHKKSSFEILLEDGNLLLGEIQARRDSIHLLLTGTQDLGTQLTGLVADNNKQLGPTLKSLGRVTAVLVKNRKSLDKVLSLTGSYSRLVGNTLGNGRWLDNYVCGVVPRDYLPADTPPATGCMPPKQQGGR; from the coding sequence ATGAGAATCAAACCCCTGCGGGAACGCAACCCCGTCGCCATCGGCATCGCCGGACTCCTCGTCCTGGCCCTCATCGGCTACGGCGCCTACCGCGCCGACTCGCTGCCCTTCATCGGCGGCGGCACCACCTACACCGCCGACTTCACCGAATCCGCCGGGCTCGGCTCCGGCGACGAGGTGCGGATCGCCGGCGTCAAGGTCGGTGAGGTCACCGGAGTCTCGCTCGACGGAGCCAAGGTCAAGGTCAGCTTCCGGGTCAAGGACGCCTGGATCGGCAACTCCTCCACCGTGGGCATCGCCATCAAGACGCTGCTCGGCGACAAGTACCTCGCCGTCGATCCGCTCGGCACCGGACCCCAGGACCCGGACCGGCGCATCGGGGCGAGCCGCACCACCTCCCCGTACGACGTCACCCAGGCCTTCAATGGACTCGGCGAGACCATCGGGGAGATCGACACCAAGCAGCTCGCCAAGAGCTTCGAGACGATCTCCGCCACCTTCAAGGACTCACCGCCCGACGTGAAGAGCGCCGCCGACGGGCTCTCCGCACTCTCCAGGACCGTGTCCCAGCGGGACGCCCAGCTGGCCACCCTCCTCAAGGGCAGCAAACAGCTGACCAAGACCCTCGCCCACAAGAAGAGCAGCTTCGAGATCCTGCTGGAGGACGGCAACCTGCTCCTCGGCGAGATCCAGGCCCGCCGCGACTCCATCCACCTGCTGCTCACCGGCACCCAGGACCTCGGCACCCAGCTCACCGGCCTGGTCGCGGACAACAACAAACAGCTGGGGCCCACCCTGAAGTCGCTCGGCCGGGTCACCGCGGTCCTGGTGAAGAACCGCAAGAGCCTCGACAAGGTGCTCTCCCTGACCGGTTCGTACAGCCGGCTCGTCGGCAACACGCTCGGCAACGGCCGCTGGCTCGACAACTACGTCTGCGGGGTCGTGCCCAGGGACTACCTGCCCGCCGACACGCCCCCGGCGACCGGATGCATGCCTCCCAAGCAGCAAGGCGGCCGCTGA
- a CDS encoding ABC transporter ATP-binding protein — protein sequence MGIEVVVEGLTKSFGKQNIWQDVSLTLPAGEVSVMLGPSGTGKTVFLKSLIGLLKPEQGRVLINGVDMVNSPERKIMETRKLFGLMFQDGALFGSMSLFDNIAFPLREHTRKRESEIRRIVMERIDIVGLLGDEDKLPGEISGGMRKRAGLARALVLDPQIILCDEPDSGLDPVRTAYISQLLIDLNAQIDATMLIVTHNLDIAATVPDNMGMLFCRNLVTFGPREVLLTSDLPVVSQFLSGRREGPIGMSEEKDAATLAAEEVNGYGQGISSANATRTVVPQLEPSPGLPVRQGALRRRERVMSMMGQLPEAARTAILNSYSPAAGGGRP from the coding sequence ATGGGAATCGAAGTAGTCGTTGAAGGCCTAACGAAATCCTTCGGTAAACAGAACATCTGGCAGGACGTCAGCCTCACCCTGCCCGCCGGCGAAGTGAGCGTGATGCTCGGCCCTTCCGGTACCGGAAAGACCGTCTTCCTGAAGTCCCTCATCGGACTGCTCAAGCCCGAGCAGGGGCGCGTGCTCATCAACGGCGTCGACATGGTGAACAGCCCCGAGCGGAAGATCATGGAGACCCGGAAGCTGTTCGGGCTCATGTTCCAGGACGGTGCGCTCTTCGGGTCGATGTCCCTCTTCGACAACATCGCCTTTCCGCTGCGCGAGCACACCCGCAAGAGGGAATCGGAAATCCGCCGGATCGTCATGGAGCGGATCGACATCGTCGGACTGCTGGGCGACGAGGACAAACTGCCCGGCGAGATATCCGGAGGCATGCGCAAGCGCGCCGGCCTGGCCCGCGCCCTCGTCCTGGACCCGCAGATCATCCTCTGCGACGAGCCGGACTCCGGGCTCGACCCGGTCCGCACCGCCTACATCTCGCAGCTGCTCATCGACCTCAACGCGCAGATCGACGCGACGATGCTGATCGTCACCCACAACCTCGACATCGCGGCCACCGTCCCGGACAACATGGGCATGCTGTTCTGCCGCAACCTCGTCACCTTCGGGCCGCGCGAGGTGCTGCTGACCAGCGATCTGCCGGTCGTCTCCCAGTTCCTCTCCGGCCGCCGCGAGGGGCCCATCGGCATGTCGGAGGAGAAGGACGCCGCCACGCTCGCCGCCGAGGAGGTCAACGGCTACGGGCAGGGCATCAGCTCGGCCAACGCCACCCGCACCGTGGTCCCGCAGCTGGAGCCCTCGCCGGGCCTGCCCGTACGGCAGGGCGCGCTGCGCCGCCGGGAGCGGGTCATGTCGATGATGGGGCAGCTGCCGGAGGCCGCCCGTACGGCGATCCTGAACAGCTACAGCCCGGCGGCGGGCGGTGGACGCCCGTGA
- a CDS encoding MCE family protein, which yields MRITRIVGIGAGLAVVAVAATSGVMAMDDEGRTTVTAYFDQATGVYAGSDLRILGVKVGTVESVRPKGEEVEVRLRVDKGVKVPKDAHAVVVAPSLVADRYIQLAPAYRGGPLLADEAELPASHNATPVEVDQLYASITELSTALGPDGANSDGALARLLDTGAKNLDGNGKAIGNSIEQFGKATKTLDKSSGNLFDTLSYLQTFTTMLKDNDGDVRKAEQQLNSVTGFLADDKENLSAALKELGTALGQVKTFIKDNRGALKANVDALVPVTQALVDQRASLAESMDTLPLAADNVIKAYDPLNRTLNGRTNLNELSMGGPLTDASTGPSGLTAVDATRQKALPSLPLPAVGTVYGTPDKSATQKKGARR from the coding sequence ATGAGAATCACGCGCATCGTCGGCATCGGCGCCGGACTCGCCGTCGTGGCCGTCGCGGCCACCTCAGGCGTGATGGCCATGGACGACGAGGGCAGGACGACGGTCACCGCCTACTTCGACCAGGCCACCGGCGTGTACGCCGGATCGGACCTGCGGATCCTCGGAGTCAAGGTCGGCACGGTCGAGTCCGTACGGCCCAAGGGCGAGGAGGTCGAGGTGCGGCTCCGTGTCGACAAGGGCGTCAAGGTGCCCAAGGACGCGCACGCCGTCGTCGTCGCCCCCAGCCTGGTGGCCGACCGGTACATCCAGCTCGCCCCCGCCTACCGAGGGGGACCGCTGCTGGCGGACGAGGCCGAACTGCCCGCGTCGCACAACGCCACCCCCGTCGAGGTCGATCAGCTGTACGCCTCCATCACCGAACTCTCCACCGCGCTCGGCCCCGACGGAGCCAACTCCGACGGCGCGCTGGCCAGGCTCCTGGACACCGGGGCGAAGAACCTCGACGGCAACGGAAAGGCGATCGGGAACTCGATCGAGCAGTTCGGGAAGGCGACGAAGACCCTCGACAAGAGCAGCGGGAACCTCTTCGACACCCTCTCCTACCTGCAGACCTTCACCACCATGCTGAAGGACAACGACGGCGACGTCCGCAAGGCCGAACAGCAGCTCAACTCGGTCACCGGATTCCTGGCCGACGACAAGGAGAACCTCAGCGCGGCCCTGAAGGAGCTCGGCACCGCACTCGGCCAGGTCAAGACCTTCATCAAGGACAACCGAGGCGCCCTGAAGGCGAACGTGGACGCCCTGGTGCCGGTCACCCAGGCGCTGGTGGACCAGCGGGCCTCGCTCGCCGAGTCCATGGACACGCTGCCGCTCGCCGCGGACAACGTGATCAAGGCCTACGACCCGTTGAACCGCACCCTCAACGGCCGCACCAACCTCAACGAACTCTCCATGGGCGGACCGCTCACCGACGCGTCCACGGGCCCGAGTGGTCTCACGGCGGTGGACGCCACCCGCCAGAAGGCGCTGCCCTCGCTGCCGCTGCCCGCCGTGGGCACCGTCTACGGCACCCCCGACAAGTCCGCCACGCAGAAGAAGGGGGCCAGGCGATGA